In one window of Bradyrhizobium sp. AZCC 1721 DNA:
- a CDS encoding 2-hydroxycarboxylate transporter family protein gives MPEFKKSAISSTASSHRWMALSTRLLSAVVLALVVGVVAAVADSAVSVGSLGAALAIVVLGAFVCTEFRRVSWLRLIGIDTALCLVVPSLLADLSWVPRNTIGSLGAAMERLDVVGWVISVLVLGGCVQVDWKIMRSMAMKLGVPVFCGSLAALAATWGWAALWATDFSSAFFLQVAPMMAGGLTAGALPLATGYANQWGQMQGALLAQMLPSLLVANLLAIAVAGIIGMIRPADGVRGAAATSAAAESVRAGDIGMAIGAIIALYVCGAVVSHWFGVSSPLVVILVGMTASALDGIPAPVVRGMKAVQNYFTSYLLFPVLWLVGLMLVPWEYLVAGLAAPLLSMAFAAVLALSVTGYLVSRWMGLNPADGATITLSRVAMGGTGAIAILSAGDRVNLLPFALLVTRLGGALTVLLTLQAATVLQP, from the coding sequence ATGCCCGAGTTCAAAAAAAGTGCGATATCCAGCACGGCAAGTTCGCATCGGTGGATGGCGCTAAGTACGCGTCTCCTAAGCGCTGTTGTATTAGCGCTCGTTGTTGGCGTCGTTGCGGCTGTCGCGGATTCGGCTGTGTCTGTGGGCAGCCTTGGCGCCGCTCTCGCGATTGTAGTTCTCGGCGCCTTCGTCTGCACGGAGTTCCGCCGCGTTTCGTGGCTACGCTTGATCGGCATTGACACCGCGCTCTGCCTAGTCGTCCCATCGCTGCTTGCAGACCTTTCATGGGTGCCCCGAAACACGATCGGGTCGCTGGGCGCCGCCATGGAGCGTTTGGACGTCGTGGGATGGGTTATCAGCGTTCTTGTTCTCGGCGGCTGCGTGCAGGTCGACTGGAAAATCATGCGGAGCATGGCCATGAAGCTTGGCGTCCCGGTCTTCTGCGGAAGCCTCGCGGCATTGGCGGCGACATGGGGTTGGGCGGCCCTATGGGCGACGGATTTCTCCAGTGCGTTTTTCCTGCAGGTGGCACCGATGATGGCCGGTGGGTTGACTGCTGGAGCGCTGCCGCTTGCGACGGGTTACGCCAACCAATGGGGGCAGATGCAGGGGGCGCTGCTGGCCCAGATGCTTCCTTCGCTGCTCGTCGCCAATCTCCTGGCGATTGCCGTCGCGGGGATAATCGGCATGATCCGTCCGGCCGATGGGGTCCGGGGCGCCGCCGCTACATCGGCCGCCGCGGAGTCTGTCCGCGCCGGCGATATCGGCATGGCGATCGGCGCCATCATCGCGCTGTATGTCTGCGGCGCCGTGGTTTCGCATTGGTTCGGAGTTTCCAGCCCCTTGGTCGTGATCCTCGTGGGCATGACGGCCAGCGCGCTGGATGGTATACCGGCACCCGTTGTGCGCGGAATGAAAGCCGTCCAGAACTACTTCACGTCCTACCTGCTCTTTCCCGTGTTGTGGCTGGTCGGCCTGATGCTCGTGCCTTGGGAATACCTCGTGGCGGGCCTTGCAGCGCCCCTCCTGAGCATGGCGTTCGCAGCGGTCCTGGCTCTTTCCGTTACCGGTTATCTCGTCTCGAGATGGATGGGGCTGAACCCGGCCGACGGCGCAACGATCACGCTTTCAAGGGTAGCCATGGGCGGAACTGGCGCCATTGCGATCCTCAGCGCAGGAGATCGCGTGAACCTCCTACCCTTCGCGCTTCTGGTGACTCGCCTCGGCGGAGCGCTGACCGTGTTGCTCACGTTGCAGGCCGCGACTGTGCTACAACCTTGA
- the fabA gene encoding bifunctional 3-hydroxydecanoyl-ACP dehydratase/trans-2-decenoyl-ACP isomerase: MSNPRDFHAPQSSYTREDLLKSSEGGYFGPGNAQLPAPPMLMMDRIIEISVDGGEFGKGHVIGELDITPDLWFFDCYFAGDPVMPGCLGLDAMWQVIGYWLGWSGSPGKGRAVGVGEVKLQGGVKPDTRRVRYEVSMRHVRRGKLAVAIANGRVFADDTCVYVARDMRVGLIASAS; this comes from the coding sequence GTGTCCAACCCGCGCGACTTTCACGCTCCGCAATCGTCCTACACAAGAGAGGATCTGCTCAAGTCGAGCGAAGGCGGCTATTTCGGCCCGGGCAATGCTCAGCTCCCGGCACCGCCCATGCTGATGATGGACCGCATCATCGAGATCAGCGTAGACGGCGGCGAATTCGGCAAAGGCCATGTCATCGGCGAGCTCGATATCACGCCGGACCTCTGGTTTTTTGACTGCTACTTTGCCGGTGATCCGGTAATGCCGGGCTGCCTCGGTCTCGACGCCATGTGGCAGGTCATTGGCTATTGGCTTGGCTGGTCGGGCTCCCCAGGCAAAGGACGCGCGGTCGGCGTTGGCGAGGTCAAGCTACAAGGCGGTGTCAAGCCGGACACAAGGCGCGTGCGATACGAGGTCAGCATGCGCCACGTCAGGCGCGGCAAACTGGCGGTTGCGATTGCGAACGGACGTGTGTTTGCCGACGATACATGCGTCTATGTCGCCAGGGATATGCGGGTCGGACTGATAGCGTCGGCGAGCTGA
- a CDS encoding MAPEG family protein, whose product MSFELMVLATATLWGFLQLVAAAQAANAQYGLKWAASPRDVEMPPLTPIPGRINRNFRNYMETFPFFAAAVLTVQAAGVHNELTHWGSIAYICGRIAYTALYISGIPLIRSLFWNIAAFGMLAVLAAPFVPR is encoded by the coding sequence ATGAGCTTCGAGCTAATGGTGCTGGCAACCGCAACTCTTTGGGGCTTCCTTCAGCTCGTCGCTGCGGCGCAGGCCGCAAACGCGCAGTACGGCCTCAAATGGGCCGCGAGCCCGCGCGACGTCGAGATGCCGCCGCTCACGCCCATCCCCGGGCGCATCAATCGTAACTTCCGCAACTACATGGAGACGTTTCCGTTCTTTGCCGCGGCGGTTCTCACTGTTCAGGCGGCGGGCGTTCACAATGAGCTGACCCATTGGGGATCGATTGCCTATATCTGCGGGCGCATCGCTTACACCGCGCTTTATATATCCGGAATACCGCTCATCCGCTCGCTGTTCTGGAACATCGCCGCCTTTGGCATGCTCGCGGTCCTGGCAGCGCCTTTCGTGCCGCGCTGA
- a CDS encoding LysR substrate-binding domain-containing protein encodes MQLRHLRYFVKIVEAGSFSRAAATIHVAQPALSQQIAELEEELGVPVLQRHARGISPTPAGEVLYREAVVILRRIEQLPGIVRSTGGEPDGVVALGMSSTLAATVGGPFIQTCRERLPKVMVKFHISDSETLKREISTHALDLALLFEDQFAAGYSRAPLFRQRLYYIGDKRISRSTGTISMEKLAKLPLVLPTAPNILRSVLDREFAGIGVSPNIVSEGDQLSSIMSLVRQGLGGTVLPRGFEHGEGAADLGVPSLIEPPLFLTASVMWSSDTALSRAAEAVRLALADYVIALTREHVYPGLELLGQS; translated from the coding sequence TTGCAACTGCGGCACCTGCGATACTTCGTCAAGATCGTCGAAGCGGGAAGCTTCTCCCGGGCCGCCGCGACGATCCATGTGGCGCAGCCCGCGCTCAGCCAACAGATTGCGGAACTCGAAGAAGAACTCGGCGTGCCGGTGTTGCAGCGCCATGCGCGGGGCATAAGCCCTACGCCCGCTGGCGAGGTGCTTTACCGCGAAGCAGTGGTCATATTGCGGCGGATCGAGCAATTGCCGGGAATTGTGCGTTCGACCGGCGGCGAGCCTGACGGCGTCGTGGCTCTCGGCATGTCATCCACTCTGGCGGCGACGGTTGGCGGGCCCTTCATCCAGACGTGCCGCGAGCGGCTTCCAAAGGTGATGGTGAAGTTTCACATCTCGGACAGCGAGACGCTGAAACGCGAAATCTCGACCCATGCGCTCGACCTGGCGCTTCTTTTCGAGGATCAGTTTGCCGCCGGCTACTCTCGAGCGCCTCTTTTCCGACAGCGTCTCTATTATATCGGAGACAAGCGGATATCGCGGTCCACCGGGACGATCTCGATGGAAAAGCTCGCAAAGCTTCCGCTTGTTCTTCCGACCGCACCGAACATCCTGCGCTCCGTTCTCGATCGCGAGTTCGCCGGGATCGGCGTGTCGCCGAATATCGTCAGCGAGGGAGATCAGCTCAGCTCGATCATGTCTCTTGTCCGACAGGGGCTGGGCGGGACAGTGTTGCCGCGCGGCTTCGAACATGGCGAAGGAGCCGCCGATCTCGGGGTCCCGTCACTGATTGAGCCGCCTCTCTTCCTGACAGCCTCCGTGATGTGGTCGAGCGACACTGCGCTCAGCCGTGCGGCGGAGGCCGTACGCCTCGCGCTAGCGGACTACGTCATCGCGCTTACGCGCGAGCATGTCTATCCAGGGCTCGAGCTTCTTGGTCAAAGTTAG
- a CDS encoding MFS transporter — MPKTLRPIVSLLLGLAFLLAGSGLQFTLLPLRGSAEGFDDLALGVISSAYYVGFVSGCLLAPYLIQRAGHIRAFTAMVAVAAAVALAHALAPVVVAWIVFRGVTGLCLAGLYLVVESWLNDRASNETRGLVLSAYVVVNYGAITFGQALVTLYPIAEAGNFMVAAMLSSLAIVPVALTRAAQPAPITTVSLRVGQLYRAAPVALVASFMIGAANGAFWGLAPLSAAGSGLSIDQVALFMSTAVLAGAIVQWPVGRLSDRVDRRLVLLVLLIGAAAAGIASWLISASGMMLLLFGILFGALALPGYSLAAAHAYDKTPASDVVPIAATILLTNGLGSVVGPLIAAAFMSAEGPRALFLFTAMVQALLAAYVLYRTQVQVSLASPQKTDFDLASTALVGTVVTHDALDPADPSIIIPEAYARAPMQANARSTPSSES, encoded by the coding sequence ATGCCGAAGACCTTGCGCCCGATCGTGTCGTTGCTCCTGGGGCTGGCGTTCCTGCTGGCGGGCAGCGGCTTGCAATTCACGTTGCTGCCGTTGCGCGGCAGCGCGGAAGGTTTTGACGATCTTGCGCTCGGTGTCATCAGCTCGGCCTATTACGTCGGCTTCGTCAGCGGCTGTCTGCTCGCGCCTTATCTGATCCAGCGCGCCGGACACATTCGCGCTTTTACAGCGATGGTGGCGGTGGCGGCAGCCGTGGCGCTTGCCCACGCGCTCGCGCCGGTGGTCGTGGCCTGGATAGTTTTCCGCGGCGTAACCGGCCTCTGCCTCGCAGGTCTCTACCTGGTGGTCGAGAGCTGGCTCAACGATCGCGCCTCCAACGAGACTCGCGGGCTCGTGCTGTCGGCTTACGTGGTGGTCAACTACGGCGCCATCACATTTGGTCAGGCCCTGGTAACGCTTTATCCGATCGCTGAGGCTGGGAACTTCATGGTGGCTGCCATGCTTTCCTCGTTGGCCATCGTTCCGGTGGCCCTGACCCGTGCGGCGCAACCAGCACCGATTACCACCGTCAGCCTTCGCGTCGGACAGCTATACCGCGCGGCACCCGTCGCGCTGGTCGCAAGTTTCATGATTGGCGCAGCTAACGGTGCATTCTGGGGCCTTGCGCCGCTGTCGGCCGCCGGCAGCGGCCTCAGCATCGATCAGGTGGCGCTGTTCATGAGTACGGCAGTGCTGGCCGGAGCCATCGTCCAGTGGCCGGTAGGCCGTCTGTCCGACCGCGTCGATCGCCGCCTGGTGCTGCTCGTTCTCTTGATCGGAGCCGCCGCCGCGGGCATTGCCTCGTGGCTGATCTCCGCATCCGGAATGATGCTGCTGCTGTTCGGTATCCTCTTCGGGGCGCTCGCGCTGCCCGGCTATTCGCTCGCTGCGGCTCATGCCTATGACAAGACCCCAGCGAGTGATGTCGTACCGATCGCCGCCACGATCCTGCTCACCAACGGCCTCGGTTCAGTGGTCGGACCGCTCATTGCCGCTGCCTTCATGTCGGCGGAAGGGCCACGCGCCTTGTTCCTGTTCACCGCGATGGTCCAGGCGTTGCTTGCGGCCTACGTTTTGTATCGGACGCAGGTGCAGGTCTCGCTCGCTTCGCCACAGAAGACCGACTTCGATCTTGCCTCGACAGCACTCGTGGGTACGGTGGTAACGCACGATGCACTGGACCCGGCCGATCCCTCGATTATTATCCCGGAGGCCTATGCGCGCGCGCCCATGCAAGCCAATGCCAGATCGACTCCATCGTCGGAGAGCTGA